One segment of Candidatus Fokinia solitaria DNA contains the following:
- a CDS encoding HesB/IscA family protein: MKTSCCSQNVTSNSEVAKNDNLPSSTRKSIINITDSAAGRVRSLLSNKQDAIGLAIGVKKGGCTGLSYTFDYVYSDSSTTYEVVEFGDIKLLIDKKAILYIIGTTLDYKDEKIRSGFVFLNPNAKAKCGCGESFAV, encoded by the coding sequence ATGAAAACTTCTTGCTGCTCTCAAAATGTCACTTCTAATTCTGAAGTAGCGAAAAATGACAATTTACCATCAAGCACAAGGAAATCTATCATCAATATCACAGATAGCGCAGCTGGTAGAGTGCGCTCCTTACTATCTAACAAGCAGGATGCCATAGGTCTCGCAATAGGAGTAAAAAAAGGAGGCTGTACAGGTCTTTCATATACTTTCGATTATGTATATTCTGACTCATCCACTACATATGAAGTTGTCGAATTCGGAGATATCAAGCTATTAATAGACAAAAAAGCAATACTGTATATTATAGGCACAACTCTCGATTATAAGGATGAAAAAATCAGAAGCGGTTTTGTGTTTCTTAATCCAAATGCAAAGGCTAAATGCGGATGTGGCGAGTCTTTTGCTGTATGA
- a CDS encoding SurA N-terminal domain-containing protein, protein MFKRISNKSILQIFLLLGVISMCAGDLIISHLKSSKSTTIKVGNAVITEQDIKIAMHKLADKMLGYPAETIRVMTIKTLIEETMLSEEANQIGLVVSDKMLKKELSKIKDFTEEGKFNVLKYKETLKQYNIPEEKFIDKMKNEILKKQLLRFFEYTIVPQETVDMLTPALVNTKTIQLYKYKIPEIQITEEEIAKFINEMKVDTNIPERRKVEYILIESSEIPTDKITHAEIEEFYNQNKEMFFVAEKRDIAQIVFKDYDSALKAYDDIRLKPAISIAELKKKYTASLLLDAAPLLEKVNKETFEQYQILNEKLFSSSVNEYIGPFSTPIGWHIFLIQKIYQAQYEDINSPAVITKAAEAIRKNKQLIAIDKISEELENSQLSDLTSISKRYNKQIKFDVLTQKTPNKIVEEVLLSEIQNFNAVKTYQLVTDQEVADAAFQLKNNKAVDIIEIVNDDAHKTIYVIRVSDIMRAKRLSFEEIKKIADKIIRKYKRLAFGIEKISPFHACIQGNISNLYYQKRLNSSSATIQEIHSKCLQQSDIKSSITKQKIIIDKLDNQTNIDNTIVESLQHLSVPEPVTKLVLCAENEICFASLESIRYPSIQSYNLIQTSEFYSKVKHMYDSIIYYEYLAHLRQKYGIKNYTTY, encoded by the coding sequence ATGTTTAAGCGTATATCCAATAAATCGATATTACAAATCTTTCTTTTACTTGGAGTAATCTCAATGTGTGCAGGAGATCTAATAATCAGTCACTTAAAAAGTAGTAAAAGTACCACTATAAAAGTAGGCAACGCTGTAATTACTGAGCAAGATATCAAAATTGCAATGCATAAACTTGCAGATAAAATGCTTGGATATCCTGCGGAAACTATTAGAGTAATGACTATAAAAACACTGATAGAGGAAACGATGCTTTCCGAAGAAGCAAATCAAATTGGACTTGTAGTGTCGGATAAAATGCTAAAAAAAGAGCTTAGCAAGATTAAAGATTTCACCGAAGAGGGTAAATTTAACGTACTAAAATACAAAGAAACTTTAAAGCAGTACAATATTCCCGAAGAAAAATTCATTGATAAAATGAAGAACGAAATATTGAAAAAGCAGCTTTTACGTTTCTTTGAATATACGATAGTGCCACAGGAAACTGTTGATATGTTGACACCTGCATTAGTAAATACAAAAACGATACAGTTATACAAATATAAGATTCCAGAAATTCAGATAACAGAAGAAGAGATAGCGAAATTCATCAATGAGATGAAAGTTGATACCAATATACCAGAAAGGAGAAAAGTAGAGTATATTTTGATAGAATCGTCCGAGATACCTACTGATAAAATAACACATGCGGAAATAGAGGAGTTTTATAATCAGAATAAAGAGATGTTTTTCGTCGCGGAAAAAAGAGATATCGCGCAGATAGTTTTTAAAGATTACGATAGCGCTCTCAAAGCATATGATGATATACGTCTCAAGCCTGCAATATCTATCGCTGAATTAAAGAAGAAATATACTGCATCTCTATTACTTGATGCAGCGCCTCTACTTGAAAAGGTCAATAAAGAGACATTTGAACAATATCAAATATTAAATGAAAAGCTTTTTTCTTCTAGCGTTAATGAGTATATAGGACCATTCTCCACGCCTATAGGATGGCATATTTTCCTTATTCAAAAAATATATCAAGCTCAATATGAAGATATTAATTCTCCTGCCGTTATTACAAAAGCAGCTGAGGCAATACGCAAAAATAAACAATTGATAGCAATTGACAAAATATCTGAAGAATTAGAAAATTCGCAGCTTTCAGATCTAACATCCATTTCTAAAAGATATAATAAGCAAATCAAATTTGACGTTTTAACGCAAAAAACACCAAATAAAATCGTAGAAGAGGTGTTGCTGTCAGAAATTCAAAACTTTAATGCTGTAAAAACATATCAATTAGTCACAGATCAAGAAGTTGCAGATGCTGCATTTCAGCTGAAAAACAATAAAGCTGTCGATATTATAGAAATCGTTAATGACGATGCGCATAAAACAATATATGTTATTCGAGTCTCCGATATCATGCGCGCAAAACGCCTTTCATTTGAGGAAATTAAGAAGATTGCAGATAAGATAATACGAAAATATAAAAGACTCGCATTCGGCATTGAAAAAATTTCTCCCTTCCATGCTTGTATACAAGGAAATATCTCAAATCTGTACTATCAGAAACGACTAAACAGCAGTAGTGCTACAATACAAGAAATTCACTCAAAGTGTCTTCAGCAAAGTGATATCAAGAGTAGCATTACAAAGCAGAAAATTATAATAGATAAATTAGATAATCAAACTAACATCGATAATACAATAGTTGAAAGTTTACAGCATTTATCCGTACCTGAACCTGTCACAAAATTGGTCTTATGTGCAGAAAATGAAATATGCTTTGCAAGCTTAGAGAGTATACGATATCCCTCGATACAATCATACAATTTGATTCAAACAAGTGAATTTTATAGCAAAGTAAAACATATGTACGATTCAATCATATACTATGAGTATTTAGCGCATTTACGTCAGAAGTACGGTATAAAGAACTATACAACATATTGA
- a CDS encoding dicarboxylate/amino acid:cation symporter, translating into MQLWKKSIIGMLGGILCGVFLRYYHCEYGVLILNCMEVLSTLYTNALKMMIIPVVFFAVLFGIVNTSDIQQFKKVGLKAIAVCVVSAIISSGIGLSLGIVMQPGSGVSIQLSEEGNTSQNELGHFIGNIIPSNPFEAMCAGNTLQVVVFAFIIGIGILLTPHRDEAKKFVIVTSQILFKVMEIVMNFAPYGVFAIILCMTAKHGYDVLHGLGKLSGVILVGLCVQYVVFLLAARLIKIKPFRLQRKLFETQMLAFSTSSSKACIVKAIDLLQHKLGVSSKIANFILPLSTSVNMSAISISLSISALFFAQALGMTISTMDYCIIVLTSTLGAIGGAGIPSGTIVMMSLVLSSVGISASVIPLLIGFDRVLDMCRTVINITGDIVLTLIMAKIEGELDLFECNKSEKI; encoded by the coding sequence ATGCAACTTTGGAAAAAATCGATTATCGGTATGCTTGGAGGAATACTATGCGGGGTATTTCTTCGTTACTATCATTGTGAATACGGTGTATTGATATTGAATTGTATGGAGGTACTTTCGACTCTTTACACCAATGCTTTAAAGATGATGATCATACCAGTAGTATTCTTCGCTGTGCTATTTGGTATTGTTAATACATCTGATATACAGCAATTTAAGAAAGTAGGGCTAAAAGCCATAGCAGTATGTGTTGTGAGTGCGATTATATCTTCTGGAATAGGATTGAGTCTCGGTATTGTGATGCAGCCAGGAAGTGGAGTGAGTATTCAGTTGAGTGAAGAAGGCAATACATCGCAAAATGAGTTAGGGCACTTTATAGGAAATATTATACCGTCTAATCCGTTTGAAGCAATGTGTGCAGGAAATACGCTACAGGTTGTAGTTTTTGCATTTATTATTGGAATTGGTATCTTACTTACCCCTCATAGAGATGAAGCGAAAAAATTCGTGATTGTTACATCACAGATTCTTTTTAAAGTGATGGAAATTGTGATGAATTTTGCACCATATGGAGTATTCGCGATCATTTTATGTATGACGGCAAAGCATGGATATGATGTACTGCATGGCCTTGGAAAGCTGTCAGGAGTGATCTTAGTAGGATTATGCGTCCAATATGTTGTCTTTCTATTAGCTGCGCGATTGATTAAGATTAAGCCGTTTCGTCTTCAACGCAAACTGTTTGAAACGCAAATGTTAGCATTTTCTACTTCATCATCTAAAGCTTGTATAGTGAAAGCGATAGACTTGCTACAGCATAAATTAGGAGTTTCGAGTAAGATTGCGAATTTCATATTACCACTAAGTACATCGGTAAATATGTCAGCGATTTCAATTAGTTTGAGTATTAGCGCTTTATTCTTTGCGCAAGCGCTTGGTATGACAATCTCTACGATGGATTATTGTATAATAGTTCTCACCTCTACTCTTGGTGCTATAGGTGGCGCTGGTATACCAAGCGGCACTATTGTAATGATGAGTTTAGTATTATCATCTGTAGGTATTTCAGCAAGTGTAATACCGCTTCTTATAGGATTTGATAGAGTACTTGATATGTGTAGAACTGTAATTAATATCACCGGAGATATCGTACTTACGTTGATAATGGCGAAGATTGAAGGTGAATTGGATCTATTTGAGTGCAATAAGAGTGAAAAAATATGA
- the dnaB gene encoding replicative DNA helicase yields the protein MKKSTEIPHSVELEMEVLAKLFINNDEIDTVSELISARYFYIPIHSRIYEIMMQLYSRGLPASLSTVKGYISREFTDIDVSQYVKELIELASPFSGIEKLCFALRELYLKRELIKLSERSISNCYDDELKLTASVCIEKMESELFNVAINSGEQRTLQHLSEVTRKNMKNLDAAIDSGRAISGTTTGFYDMDHLTGGLHPSDLMIIAARPSMGKTAFALKIAYNVAKHYYDEKINKAVAFFSLEMSAEQLGARLISMTTGIDGHRLRNGMIDKRKELPQINEKIQEINALPILIDDTAALTIASIKAKARRIKRTHNVGLIVVDYLQLARASNINSNTNRVQEIGEISQGLKAIAKELSIPVIALSQLSRAVESRDDRRPMLQDLRDSGNIEQDADIVCFIYRESYYLSRAIEQNDGLSPAERGELVNKRNMVGNIAEILIAKQRNGPIGTFSTIFEGSTTNFLNMERKD from the coding sequence ATGAAAAAATCAACTGAGATTCCACATAGTGTGGAGTTAGAAATGGAAGTATTGGCGAAACTTTTTATTAATAACGATGAAATAGATACCGTATCTGAACTTATATCGGCGCGATATTTCTATATACCGATTCACAGTAGGATATATGAGATTATGATGCAGCTATACAGTAGAGGATTACCTGCGTCACTTTCTACCGTTAAAGGATATATTAGTAGAGAATTTACTGATATCGATGTCTCACAATATGTAAAAGAATTGATAGAATTAGCCTCTCCATTCAGTGGCATAGAGAAGCTATGCTTTGCACTTCGCGAGTTATATCTCAAAAGAGAATTGATAAAACTCAGCGAGAGATCGATCAGTAATTGTTATGATGATGAGTTGAAACTCACTGCTTCTGTCTGTATAGAGAAAATGGAAAGTGAACTTTTTAATGTTGCAATTAATTCCGGAGAACAAAGGACATTACAGCACCTTAGCGAGGTAACGAGAAAGAATATGAAGAACCTTGATGCTGCTATCGATAGCGGAAGGGCGATTAGTGGCACTACTACAGGATTTTACGATATGGATCATCTCACAGGAGGGTTACATCCATCAGATTTGATGATTATAGCGGCGCGTCCATCTATGGGGAAAACTGCTTTCGCATTAAAAATAGCATATAATGTTGCAAAGCATTACTATGATGAGAAAATAAATAAAGCCGTAGCTTTTTTCTCGCTTGAAATGTCTGCAGAGCAACTTGGTGCACGTCTTATATCAATGACTACAGGAATAGATGGACATAGATTACGCAATGGAATGATCGATAAAAGAAAAGAGCTTCCACAGATCAATGAGAAAATTCAAGAGATTAATGCTTTACCGATTCTTATTGATGATACCGCTGCGCTAACAATAGCATCGATCAAAGCGAAAGCGCGAAGAATTAAGAGAACTCATAACGTCGGTTTAATAGTTGTAGATTATCTCCAGCTAGCTAGAGCATCCAATATCAATAGTAATACAAATAGAGTGCAAGAAATCGGCGAAATATCTCAGGGATTAAAAGCTATAGCAAAAGAATTGTCTATTCCAGTAATAGCATTATCACAGCTATCAAGAGCGGTAGAGTCGCGAGATGATAGAAGACCGATGTTACAGGATTTACGTGATAGTGGAAATATAGAACAAGATGCAGATATAGTATGTTTCATATATAGAGAATCATACTATCTAAGCAGAGCTATAGAGCAAAATGACGGACTTAGCCCTGCAGAGAGAGGAGAATTAGTGAATAAACGTAATATGGTAGGCAATATTGCAGAAATACTGATAGCTAAGCAAAGAAATGGACCTATAGGAACGTTTTCCACTATTTTTGAAGGAAGTACAACGAATTTTCTCAATATGGAGAGAAAAGACTGA
- a CDS encoding ParA family protein, producing the protein MAKVIAVANQKGGVGKTTTVVNLATALSVIGYRVLLIDSDPQGNLSTSFGIENAKRVYTLYEVLLNKVSPSVVPVSADIDNMEIITSTIQLAIAEKELLKVAMPELILKTAIKELLPRYDFIFIDCPPSIGVLTLNAFACANSVIIPLQCEFLPMEGLAYILNTIKLVQNTINAQIKIEGIVVTMFDKRNNICHEIVQEVRNELGDTVYRTLIPRNVKLSEAPSHGKPAIIYDSKCTGSISYMMLAEEFLEKQNTNV; encoded by the coding sequence ATGGCTAAAGTAATAGCCGTTGCAAATCAAAAAGGAGGAGTAGGAAAGACAACAACAGTTGTCAATCTCGCAACAGCACTCTCTGTAATTGGGTATAGAGTATTACTCATAGATAGCGATCCACAAGGTAACTTAAGTACAAGCTTTGGTATAGAAAATGCAAAGAGAGTTTATACTCTATACGAAGTACTATTGAATAAAGTCAGCCCTTCTGTAGTACCTGTTAGTGCTGATATAGATAATATGGAAATTATCACGTCTACTATTCAATTAGCAATAGCGGAAAAGGAGTTGTTAAAAGTAGCAATGCCTGAACTTATTCTAAAGACAGCAATAAAAGAATTGCTGCCACGATACGATTTCATTTTTATAGATTGCCCTCCATCAATTGGTGTTTTGACATTAAATGCCTTTGCGTGTGCAAACAGCGTAATTATACCTCTACAGTGCGAATTTCTTCCAATGGAAGGTTTAGCATACATTTTAAATACTATAAAATTAGTGCAAAACACCATTAACGCACAAATAAAAATAGAAGGTATAGTAGTGACAATGTTTGATAAGAGAAACAACATCTGTCATGAGATAGTACAAGAAGTAAGAAACGAATTAGGAGATACAGTATATCGCACACTAATACCTAGAAATGTAAAACTTTCAGAAGCACCATCTCACGGTAAGCCTGCAATTATATATGATTCTAAGTGTACCGGCTCAATCTCATATATGATGCTTGCAGAAGAGTTTTTAGAGAAGCAGAACACCAATGTATAG
- a CDS encoding ABC transporter ATP-binding protein, with product MSLSIHVKNLSKSFNSSTVLSDISFNLKAGTSTVILGASGSGKSVLLKCMSGLLIADKGTSIVVGGHEVGASHISERPAPISKIGFSFQLNASFDSLLVWQDIMFNEFINEVKTDEELIESAKTLLKMVELSPELAFSNSKQSSGGMQKRIGIARAIATQSTLLMLDEPTSGLDRETSEKISALIHELHHKMKYTVVSVSHDMHYTKTVADNVIIIKDRTIGWSGTLDECNNSNNEVVEKFFHS from the coding sequence ATGAGTCTCTCGATACATGTAAAGAATTTATCGAAAAGCTTCAATAGTTCTACTGTTTTATCTGATATATCTTTCAATCTGAAGGCAGGTACTTCCACCGTTATACTAGGTGCATCAGGTAGCGGAAAGTCTGTTCTTCTGAAGTGCATGAGTGGTCTTCTGATAGCTGATAAAGGCACATCTATAGTAGTAGGAGGACATGAAGTTGGCGCCTCACATATATCAGAGCGCCCTGCTCCGATCTCTAAAATAGGCTTTTCTTTCCAATTAAACGCATCATTTGACTCATTACTCGTGTGGCAGGATATTATGTTCAACGAGTTCATAAATGAAGTCAAAACGGATGAAGAGCTAATAGAAAGTGCCAAAACACTCCTAAAAATGGTCGAACTTTCCCCGGAACTAGCTTTCAGCAACAGTAAACAATCCTCTGGCGGAATGCAGAAAAGAATAGGCATCGCACGCGCAATAGCAACGCAATCTACACTTCTGATGCTAGATGAGCCTACTTCAGGCTTGGATAGAGAGACATCAGAAAAAATCTCTGCATTAATCCACGAACTACATCATAAAATGAAGTACACTGTAGTAAGTGTATCGCATGACATGCACTATACAAAAACAGTCGCAGATAACGTAATAATAATAAAAGATCGTACAATTGGATGGAGTGGTACACTCGATGAGTGCAATAACAGTAATAATGAAGTAGTGGAAAAGTTCTTTCACTCTTGA
- the rpmH gene encoding 50S ribosomal protein L34, whose translation MATKRTYQPSTIVRKRRHGFRARMATVGGRAVIRNRRAKGRHVLSA comes from the coding sequence ATGGCTACTAAAAGAACTTACCAACCAAGTACTATAGTTAGAAAGAGAAGGCATGGATTTAGAGCAAGAATGGCAACAGTCGGAGGACGTGCGGTGATAAGAAACAGACGTGCGAAGGGACGGCACGTACTTTCTGCTTAA
- a CDS encoding PQQ-binding-like beta-propeller repeat protein, whose protein sequence is MRKISILLLSILSTVGCGPIEDLMAGSKKPIVGEKISVFSSHGTIDTSSTCDTSEYPTEVLTYQSAINANAKFRWNKGYTTKKFRCFSNIAYPNSGNPITTNSQNVVVIDAHGTIICYSPNGDVIWSNDTLSRSNKQKSNKQILRIGYRAYIGASISYNQSENAVYCTDTFGSFMKVDANKGTTLWYSSYSNPLITTPQFFDDFVITSSLNSELVLFDKNDGKMLLAIPKVEGVVIKEIYNNNIVITPITQDSALIAIQTIANGAIKVYKINIVHTAQGKRFNISTIYSPLVEFFSQDSAIISTRYNEYTQSILQYKTGYIIAKKDGIIEYYDLEQSKILWRKFYHPTTLIAGAGDLGYFIDANNTLLAIKLCNGLIQWKYQLKSAVEVQESIITKIKAIFSTDVIYTHPIVAGNRVVLKNTKNSCLTFDMLTGKLLSVERIPSSFYETPTFQNGAMFLKNSYHILALYPKENVSVSAKK, encoded by the coding sequence ATGAGAAAAATTAGTATTTTATTGTTATCAATCCTTTCAACAGTAGGATGCGGCCCTATCGAAGATTTGATGGCGGGCTCTAAGAAACCGATTGTAGGAGAAAAAATTTCCGTATTTTCTTCGCATGGTACTATCGATACAAGCAGTACTTGCGATACTTCCGAATATCCTACAGAAGTTCTAACTTATCAATCTGCTATTAATGCAAATGCAAAATTCAGATGGAACAAAGGTTATACTACTAAAAAGTTTCGATGCTTCTCAAATATTGCATATCCAAATAGCGGTAATCCGATCACTACCAATTCTCAGAATGTCGTAGTGATAGACGCACATGGTACAATAATATGCTACTCACCTAATGGAGATGTAATATGGAGTAACGATACTCTTTCGAGAAGCAATAAACAAAAAAGTAATAAGCAAATATTACGAATTGGATATCGTGCATACATAGGTGCATCTATATCGTATAATCAATCCGAAAATGCTGTATATTGCACCGATACATTTGGCAGCTTCATGAAAGTAGATGCTAATAAAGGTACTACTCTCTGGTATTCTTCATATAGTAACCCGCTAATCACTACGCCTCAATTCTTTGACGATTTCGTAATTACATCATCTCTTAATAGTGAACTCGTACTATTTGATAAAAATGATGGAAAAATGCTGTTAGCTATCCCTAAAGTAGAAGGCGTAGTTATAAAGGAGATTTATAACAATAACATCGTTATCACACCAATAACTCAAGATAGTGCATTAATTGCAATACAAACTATCGCAAATGGCGCGATAAAGGTATACAAAATCAATATCGTTCATACAGCACAAGGAAAAAGATTTAATATATCAACTATATACTCACCACTTGTAGAATTTTTCTCTCAAGATTCTGCAATTATCTCTACAAGATATAATGAATATACGCAAAGCATCCTTCAGTATAAAACTGGATATATAATAGCTAAAAAAGACGGCATTATCGAATATTACGACCTTGAACAATCAAAAATACTGTGGAGAAAATTTTATCATCCTACAACATTAATTGCTGGCGCTGGAGATTTAGGGTATTTTATCGATGCAAACAATACGCTACTCGCGATAAAATTATGTAATGGCTTAATTCAATGGAAGTATCAGCTAAAATCCGCAGTAGAGGTACAAGAATCTATCATAACGAAAATAAAAGCTATTTTTAGCACTGATGTAATATATACTCATCCGATAGTCGCGGGAAATAGAGTGGTTCTTAAAAATACTAAGAATTCATGTCTTACATTTGATATGCTAACTGGAAAATTACTCTCTGTAGAGCGCATTCCTTCTTCATTTTATGAAACTCCTACTTTCCAAAATGGCGCAATGTTCTTAAAGAACTCATATCATATACTCGCACTGTATCCGAAAGAGAATGTTTCAGTATCGGCGAAGAAATGA
- a CDS encoding disulfide bond formation protein B, translating to MHRIYVILKSKLIFVLAWSVPIALAIGVEQFLHMAPCALCLKVRKMYYLGACIGIFSIIFENKIKKWKVAYGLLSFIQVAVAALIVAISFVHFTVENNIQAFHFLTKYQLFQCSLDSGYDFQNEAEWMKFIQGRHFVSCAEKNMILGISFVTLSLIYSIFLVLYSAARVLLELSNKWKGCKKTLDL from the coding sequence ATGCATCGTATTTACGTCATTTTAAAAAGTAAATTGATATTCGTTTTAGCTTGGAGTGTACCGATTGCCCTTGCCATCGGTGTAGAGCAATTCTTGCATATGGCGCCTTGTGCATTATGCCTAAAAGTGCGTAAGATGTATTATCTTGGCGCATGTATTGGAATTTTTAGCATTATTTTTGAAAATAAAATTAAAAAGTGGAAGGTTGCATATGGATTATTATCTTTTATTCAAGTAGCAGTAGCGGCACTGATTGTAGCAATAAGCTTTGTGCATTTCACAGTGGAGAACAATATACAAGCTTTTCATTTTTTAACGAAATATCAGTTATTTCAATGTTCTTTGGATAGTGGATATGATTTTCAAAATGAAGCTGAATGGATGAAATTTATACAAGGGCGTCATTTTGTCAGTTGTGCAGAAAAAAATATGATACTAGGTATATCATTCGTTACTTTAAGTCTCATATACTCTATATTTCTCGTTCTATATAGTGCTGCAAGAGTACTACTAGAATTGTCTAATAAGTGGAAAGGATGCAAGAAGACATTGGATTTGTAA